In one window of Helianthus annuus cultivar XRQ/B chromosome 17, HanXRQr2.0-SUNRISE, whole genome shotgun sequence DNA:
- the LOC110921089 gene encoding AT-hook motif nuclear-localized protein 8-like has translation MDSRESLAPPPQPSLHHHHQQQPHHHHQPPPGMMMPQNSYSTHTHHNLPNNSHDSSMGSNKNSNLMTPNSIHNRFPFGSDQFGDRSSPSGGFRPGGYTSEPAKKKRGRPRKYSPSNDGGIALGLSPNPVSAVSNTGTGGGGGNLENSNDGSGGTPNLDSVSKKQRGRPPGLGKKQLDALGLPGVGFTPHVIVVKAGEDISSTMVSFSQQGPRTVCILSANGAISNVTLRQPASTGGTVTYEGRFEIISLSGSFVHSESDGNSKPSGLSVSLAGSDGRVLGGGVAGMLVAASPVQVIVGSFIAEAKKPKSNVGPSPVAPPNMLSFGGGSGGGGAVHGISPPSEGASSESSDESGSSPLHRIPGSYNNATQHPHQHQHQQQPQQQPPPQPQHMQNLPMYSNMGWPNSTMNMLPN, from the exons ATGGATTCACGAGAATCACTTGCCCCACCACCACAACCGTCgctacaccaccaccaccaacaacaaccccaccaccaccaccagccgCCACCAGGCATGATGATGCCACAAAACTCCTACTCCACCCACACCCACCACAATCTACCCAACAATTCCCATGATTCTTCAATGGGTAGcaataaaaattcaaacttgatGACACCCAATTCGATTCACAACCGATTCCCCTTCGGTTCTGATCAGTTCGGTGACAGATCGTCTCCGTCGGGCGGGTTTCGGCCTGGCGGGTATACCTCTGAGCCGGCTAAGAAGAAAAGAGGCCGCCCCAGGAAGTATTCGCCCTCGAACGATGGCGGCATTGCCCTCGGGTTGTCTCCGAACCCGGTTAGTGCTGTATCGAATACTGGTACTGGTGGTGGTGGGGGGAATTTGGAGAATTCGAATGATGGTAGCGGTGGGACTCCGAATTTGGATTCGGTTTCTAAGAAACAGAGGGGAAGGCCACCGGGTTTGGGGAAGAAGCAGTTGGATGCTTTAG GTTTACCTGGAGTTGGGTTTACACCTCATGTGATTGTTGTAAAAGCAGGAGAG GATATTTCCTCAACGATGGTCTCATTTTCACAACAAGGACCTCGTACAGTTTGTATTTTATCGGCGAATGGTGCCATCAGCAATGTCACACTTCGCCAGCCGGCATCGACTGGTGGTACTGTAACTTATGAG GGCCGGTTTGAGATAATATCGTTATCAGGCTCCTTTGTGCACTCAGAAAGTGACGGTAACAGCAAACCTAGTGGATTAAGTGTTTCCCTTGCCGGTTCAGATGGCCGAGTTCTCGGTGGCGGTGTTGCCGGGATGTTGGTGGCGGCATCACCTGTACAG GTTATCGTTGGCAGCTTCATTGCAGAAGCAAAGAAACCAAAATCTAACGTCGGGCCATCACCAGTTGCACCACCAAACATGTTGAGTTTCGGTGGCGGCAGTGGCGGTGGAGGGGCGGTTCACGGTATAAGTCCTCCATCCGAAGGCGCATCAAGCGAATCTTCTGACGAAAGCGGGAGCAGCCCTCTTCATAGGATCCCGGGCTCCTACAACAACGCTACCCAACACCCACACCAGCACCAACACCAgcagcagccgcagcagcagccgCCGCCACAGCCGCAGCACATGCAAAATCTTCCGATGTACTCGAACATGGGCTGGCCCAACTCCACCATGAACATGCTACCCAATTAA
- the LOC110920687 gene encoding AP-2 complex subunit mu: MPVAASAIYFLNLRGDVLINRLYRDDVGGNMVDAFRLHIMQTKELGTCPVRQIGGCSFFYMRISNVYIVIVVSSNANVACAFKFVVEAVNLFKSYFGGAFDEDAIRNNFVLIYELLDEIMDFGYPQNLSPEILKLYITQEGVRSPFSSKPSDKPVPNATLQVTGAVGWRREGLSYKKNEVFLDIVESVNLLMSSKGSVLRCDVTGKILMKCFLSGMPDLKLGLNDKIGLEKESELKSRPTKSGKTIELDDVTFHQCVNLTRFNSEKTVSFVPPDGEFELMKYRITEGVNLPFRVLPTIKELGRTRMEVNVKVKSVFGAKMFALGVVIKVPVPKQTAKTSVQVTSGRAKYNASLDCLMWKIRKFPGQTESTLSAEVELISTIVEKKSWTRPPIQMEFQVPMFTASGLRVRFLKVWEKSGYNTVEWVRYITKAGSYEIRC, from the exons ATGCCGGTGGCTGCTTCCGCTATCTACTTCTTAAACCTTCGCGGTGATGTCCTCATTAACCGTCTTTATCGCGATGACGTTGG GGGAAATATGGTTGATGCCTTTAGACTTCACATAATGCAAACAAAGGAACTAGGCACATGTCCCGTTCGCCAGATCGGCGGTTGCTCGTTTTTCTATATGAGAATTAGCAATGTCTACATTGTCATTGTTGTCAGCAGTAACGCCAATGTAGCATGCGCCTTCAAGTTTGTTGTTGAG GcggttaatttatttaaatcGTATTTCGGCGGTGCTTTTGATGAGGATGCCATCCGCAACAACTTTGTATTGATATACGAGTTATTAGACG AAATTATGGATTTTGGTTATCCACAAAATCTTTCGCCAGAAATATTGAAACTTTACATTACTCAAGAGGGTGTACGCTCACCATTCTCATCAAAG CCTTCAGATAAACCGGTTCCCAATGCTACTTTACAAGTAACTGGTGCGGTCGGATGGCGTAGGGAAGGTCTTTCTTATAAAAAGAATGAAGTGTTTTTGGATATTGTAGAAAGCGTTAATCTTCTTATGTCTTCAAAAG GTAGCGTACTTCGTTGTGACGTAACGGGAAAGATTCTCATGAAGTGTTTTCTTTCGGGTATGCCGGATTTGAAGCTGGGATTAAATGACAAAATTGGACTCGAAAAAGAATCTGAACTTAAGTCGCGCCCTACTAAGAG TGGGAAAACTATTGAGCTGGATGACGTTACGTTCCATCAGTGTGTAAACTTGACCAGATTTAATTCAGAAAAAACCGTCAGCTTTGTGCCACCGGACGGTGAATTCGAACTAATGAA GTACCGTATCACTGAAGGTGTAAATCTTCCATTCCGCGTATTACCGACCATCAAAGAATTAGGCCGGACGCGCATGGAAGTTAACGTTAAG GTAAAGAGTGTTTTTGGTGCAAAAATGTTTGCGCTTGGAGTCGTGATCAAGGTTCCGGTACCGAAACAGACCGCAAAAACGAGTGTTCAAGTGACATCTGGACGAGCAAAGTACAACGCTTCTCTCGACTGTTTGATGTGGAA GATACGAAAATTCCCGGGACAAACTGAATCGACTTTGAGTGCGGAAGTGGAATTGATTTCGACGATTGTGGAAAAGAAGTCGTGGACTAGACCACCAATACAAATGGAGTTTCAG GTTCCTATGTTTACGGCCTCTGGATTAAGAGTCAGGTTTCTCAAG GTGTGGGAGAAGAGCGGGTACAACACGGTTGAGTGGGTGAGGTATATCACGAAAGCGGGTTCATATGAGATCCGATGCTAG